In a genomic window of Nomascus leucogenys isolate Asia chromosome 4, Asia_NLE_v1, whole genome shotgun sequence:
- the EIF1AD gene encoding probable RNA-binding protein EIF1AD, which yields MSQATKRKHVVKEVLGEHIVPSDQQQIVRVLRTPGNNLHEVETAQGQRFLVSMPSKYRKNIWIKRGDFLIVDPIEEGEKVKAEISFVLCKDHVRSLQKEGFWPEGFSEVAEKHNNNRNRQTQPELPAEPQLSGEESSSEDDSDLFVNTNRRQYHESEEESEEEEAA from the exons ATGTCTCAGGCCACCAAGAGGAAGCATGTGGTGAAGGAGGTGCTAGGGGAGCACATAGTGCCCTCCGACCAGCAGCAGATTGTCAGG GTACTCAGGACCCCAGGGAACAATCTGCATGAGGTGGAGACAGCCCAAGGGCAGCGCTTCCTGGTGAGCATGCCCTCCAAATACCGCAAGAACATCTGGATCaagagag GGGACTTTCTCATTGTTGACCCTATTGAAGAGGGAGAAAAGGTGAAGGCTGAAATCTCGTTTGTGCTCTGCAAAGACCACGTGCGCTCTCTGCAGAAGGAGGGGTTTTG GCCTGAAGGCTTCTCTGAAGTGGCTgagaaacacaacaacaacaggaACAG ACAAACTCAACCAGAACTCCCAGCTGAGCCACAGTTATCAGGAGAGGAGTCCAGCTCAGAAGATGATTCTGACCTGTTTGTTAACACAAACCGCAGACAGTATCATGAGAGTGAGGAGGAGAGTGAAGAGGAAGAGGCAGCCTGA
- the BANF1 gene encoding barrier-to-autointegration factor — protein sequence MTTSQKHRDFVAEPMGEKPVGSLAGIGEVLGKKLEERGFDKAYVVLGQFLVLKKDEDLFREWLKDTCGANAKQSRDCFGCLREWCDAFL from the exons ATGACAACCTCCCAAAAGCACCGAGACTTCGTGGCAGAGCCCATGGGGGAGAAGCCAGTGGGGAGCCTGGCTGGGATTGGTGAAGTCCTGGGCAAAAAGCTGGAGGAAAGGGGCTTTGACAAG GCGTATGTTGTCCTTGGCCAGTTTTTGGTGCTAAAGAAAGATGAAGACCTCTTCCGGGAATGGCTGAAGGACACTTGTGGCGCCAACGCCAAGCAGTCCCGGGACTGCTTCGGATGCCTTCGAGAGTGGTGCGACGCCTTTTTGTGA
- the CST6 gene encoding cystatin-M encodes MARSNLPLALGLALVAFCLLALPRDAWARPQERMVGELRDLSPDDPQVQKAAQAAVASYNMGSNSLYYFRDTHIIKAQSQLVAGIKYFLTMEMGSTDCRKTRVTGDHVDLTTCPLAAGAQQEKLRCDFEVLVVPWQNSSQLLKHNCVQM; translated from the exons ATGGCGCGTTCGAACCTCCCGCTGGCGCTGGGCCTGGCCCTGGTCGCATTCTGCCTCCTGGCGCTGCCCCGCGACGCCTGGGCCCGGCCGCAGGAGCGCATGGTCGGAGAACTCCGGGACCTGTCGCCCGACGACCCGCAGGTGCAGAAGGCGGCGCAGGCGGCCGTGGCCAGCTACAACATGGGCAGCAACAGCCTCTACTACTTCCGAGACACGCACATCATCAAGGCGCAGAGCCAG CTGGTGGCCGGCATCAAGTACTTCCTGACAATGGAGATGGGGAGCACAGACTGCCGCAAGACCAGGGTCACTGGAGACCACGTCGACCTCACAACTTGCCCCCTGGCGGCAGGGGCGCAGCAGGAG AAGCTGCGCTGTGACTTTGAGGTCCTTGTGGTTCCCTGGCAGAACTCCTCTCAGCTCCTAAAGCACAACTGTGTGCAGATGTGA
- the CATSPER1 gene encoding cation channel sperm-associated protein 1: MDQNSVPEKAQNEADTNNADRFSCSHSSPPHHRPGRSRALHHLELHHHGVPHQRGESRHPPEFQDFHDQALSSPVHQSHHHSEARNHGRAHGPTGFGLAPSQGAVPSHHSYGEDYHDELQRDGRRHHNGSQYSGFHQQSDSHYHRGSHHGRPQYLGENLSHYSSGVPHHSEASHHGGSYLPHGPNPYSESFHHSEASHLSGLQHDESQHRQVPHHGRSRHHEAHQHGRSPHHGETLSPHSSVGSYQHGISDYHSEYHQGDHHPSEYHHGEHPHHTQHHYHRAHRHRDYHQHRDHHDGHHSSYLHGDYQYRDYVQSTSQLSVPHTSRSLIHDAPGPAASRTGAFPSHVAHPRGSAHSMTQFASTIHSRVTQMSKKVHAQDISTKDSEDWGKEGQFRKRKTGRLQRTHKKGHSTNLFQWLWEKLTFLIQGFREMIRNLTQSLAFETFIFFVVCLNTIMLVTQTFAEVEIRGEWYFMALDSIFFCIYVVEAVLKIIALGLSYFYDFWNNLDFFIMAMAMLDFLLMQTHSFAIYHQSLFRILKVFKSLRALRAFRVLRRLSFLTSVQEVTGTLGQSLPSIAAILILMFTCLFLFSAVLRALFHKSDPKRFQNIFTTIFTLFTLLTLDDWSLIYMDSRAQGAWYIIPILIIYIIIQYFIFLNLVITVLVDSFQTALFKGLEKAKQERAAQIQEKLLEDSLTELRAAEPKEVASEGTMLKQLIEKKFGTMTEKQQELLFHYLQLVASVEQEQQKFRSQAAVIDEIVDTTFEAGEEDFRN; this comes from the exons ATGGATCAAAACTCAGTGCCTGAAAAGGCTCAGAATGAGGCAGACACCAATAACGCAGATAGGTTCTCTTGCTCTCACTCATCACCCCCACACCACAGGCCAGGCCGCAGCAGAGCTCTCCACCATCTCGAGTTGCACCATCACGGCGTGCCCCACCAACGTGGTGAATCTCGCCACCCTCCGGAGTTCCAAGACTTCCACGACCAAGCCTTGTCCTCCCCTGTCCACCAATCTCACCACCACAGCGAGGCACGGAATCATGGCAGAGCCCATGGCCCCACAGGCTTTGGCCTGGCTCCCTCTCAAGGCGCCGTCCCCTCCCACCATTCCTACGGTGAGGACTACCATGATGAGCTCCAACGTGATGGCAGGAGGCATCATAATGGGTCCCAATACAGTGGGTTCCATCAGCAGAGTGACTCCCATTACCATAGGGGGTCTCACCATGGCAGACCCCAATATCTCGGTGAGAATTTATCCCACTATTCCTCTGGCGTGCCCCACCACAGCGAAGCTTCCCACCATGGTGGGTCCTACCTGCCCCATGGACCCAATCCCTACAGTGAGTCCTTCCACCACAGCGAGGCTTCCCACCTTAGCGGGCTCCAACATGATGAGTCCCAGCATCGCCAAGTCCCCCACCATGGCAGGTCCCGTCATCATGAAGCCCACCAGCATGGAAGGTCTCCTCATCACGGAGAGACACTTTCCCCTCATTCCTCCGTGGGGTCCTACCAGCATGGGATATCTGACTATCACAGCGAGTACCACCAAGGTGATCACCACCCCAGTGAGTACCACCATGGCGAGCATCCCCACCACACACAGCACCACTACCACCGGGCCCACCGGCACCGAGACTACCATCAGCACCGAGACCACCACGACGGGCATCATTCCAGTTACCTCCATGGCGACTACCAGTACAGGGACTACGTCCAGAGCACTTCCCAGCTCTCTGTCCCACACACGTCCCGGAGCCTGATTCACGATGCCCCCGGCCCTGCTGCTTCTCGTACAGGAGCCTTCCCCTCTCACGTGGCACACCCACGGGGCTCGGCTCACAGCATGACTCAGTTCGCCAGCACAATCCACTCACGTGTCACCCAGATGTCCAAAAAAGTCCATGCCCAGGATATCTCCACCAAAGATTCAGAAGACTGGGGCAAAGAGGGGCAATTTCGGAAACGCAAAA CCGGCCGGCTCCAGCGGACCCACAAGAAGGGACACTCTACCAATCTCTTCCAGTGGCTGTGGGAAAAGCTAACCTTCCTCATTCAGGGCTTCCGGGAAATGATCCGGAACCTGACCCAATCCCTGGCCTTTGAAACTTTCATCTTCTTCGTCGTCTGCCTCAACACCATCATGCTGGTGACCCAGACCTTCGCTGAAGTCGAGATCCGGGGCG AGTGGTACTTCATGGCCTTGGACTCCATATTCTTCTGCATCTACGTGGTGGAAGCCGTGCTCAAGATCATCGCCCTGGGCCTCTCGTACTTCTATGACTTCTGGAACAATTTGG ACTTCTTCATTATGGCCATGGCCATGCTGGACTTCTTGCTGATGCAGACCCACTCCTTCGCCATCTACCACCAAAGCCTCTTCCGGATCCTCAAGGTCTTCAAGAGCCTGCGGGCCCTGAGGGCATTCCGGGTCCTGCGGAGGCTCAG CTTCCTGACCAGCGTCCAGGAAGTgacagggaccctgggccagtCCTTGCCGTCCATCGCAGCCATCCTCATCCTCATGTTTACCTGCCTCT TCCTCTTCTCCGCGGTCCTCCGGGCACTATTCCACAAATCTGACCCCAAGCGCTTCCAGAACATCTTCACCACCATCTTCACCCTCTTCACCTTGCTCACGCTGGATGACTGGTCCCTCATCTACATGGACAGCCGTGCCCAGG GCGCCTGGTACATCATTCCTATCCTCATAATTTACATCATCATCCAGTACTTCATCTTCCTCAA cctggtgATTACCGTCCTGGTGGATAGCTTCCAGACGGCGCTATTCAAAGGCCTCGAGAAAGCGAAGCAGGAG AGGGCCGCCCAGATCCAAGAGAAGCTGCTGGAAGACTCACTGACGGAGCTCAGAGCTGCAG AGCCCAAAGAGGTGGCGAGTGAAGGCACCATGCTGAAGCAGCTCATCGAGAAAAAGTTTGGGACCATGACTGAGAA GCAGCAGGAGCTTCTGTTCCATTACCTGCAGCTGGTGGCAAGCGTGGAGCAGGAGCAGCAGAAGTTCCGCTCTCAGGCAGCCGTCATCGATGAGATTGTGGACACCACATTTGAG GCTGGAGAAGAGGACTTCAGGAATTGA